The Microplitis demolitor isolate Queensland-Clemson2020A chromosome 8, iyMicDemo2.1a, whole genome shotgun sequence genome has a segment encoding these proteins:
- the LOC103568726 gene encoding histone PARylation factor 1 isoform X1 → MDSRDLFKAFYDDPRVACQYGVRCYQKNPEHHEKYKHPPATQQSNRGKTSTKKGKKRKLNDDCENDDSESSRKLKNKKDDECQQVVDKREISPSPSISTDDDDFVCDEEDIDRIMKEAAVEKPITCNSNNSDTNDLITENSEMSTSKHNDDKINTSNDNSEETETSLAAKKKIISELFLVEMPDDFYKFYDFCCSLSKDDPVSSLKSVDLKLVGPYDVLAGKIIKYSDDDKEKYLRHWRYFYDTPEFQTVLKGNDKDGLHYGYWRDECKINPAFVAKNSANKDHKIIPVAPNIFGAVLTHVEERLKVAGPFEKAKISRIQQSLKNYAKKHDISLDKSSADLQKRNRDAVAKTFHGAGIVVPYDKKTQLGYRQLALTDSHLLKLLNQIEKADCNEIRQSLMSKLEEVVRLATIAADECDFGTPLELGHSLFSSGVKYVQRIALQMFALAYNLLKRPEFLKIAEAHIANRKKGCDLSVL, encoded by the exons agtaaTCGCGGTAAAACCAGTactaaaaaaggtaaaaaacgtaaattaaatgatgatTGTGAGAATGATGATTCTGAGTcatcaagaaaattaaaaaataaaaaagatgatgAATGTCAGCAAGTTGTAGATAAACGAGAAATATCACCAAGTCCGTCTATTTCAACTGATGACGATGATTTTGTGTGTGATGAAGAGGATATTGATAGAATAATGAAAGAGGCTGCAGTGGAAAAACCAATTACTTGTAATTCGAATAATTCTGAtactaatgatttaattacaGAAAATTCTGAAATGTCAACATCGAAacataatgatgataaaataaatacatcgAATGATAATTCAGAAGAAACAGAAACGAGTCTcgctgctaaaaaaaaaattatttcagaattatttCTCGTAGAaatgccagatgatttttataaattttatgacttcTGTTGTTCATTATCTAAAGATGATCCTGTGTCATCTTTAAAAAGTGTTGATTTAAAGCTGGTTGGTCCTTATGATGTTTTGGctggtaaaataattaaatactctGATGATGATAAGGAGAAATATTTGAGACACTGGCGATACTTTTATGATACACCAGAGTTCCAG ACTGTTCTAAAAGGAAACGACAAAGATGGACTACATTATGGATATTGGCGTGatgaatgtaaaataaatccaGCTTTCGTTGCTAAAAATTCAGCTAATAaggatcataaaataatacctGTTGCGCCAAATATATTTGGTGCAGTCTt gaCACATGTAGAAGAACGTTTAAAAGTGGCCGGTCCATTTGAAAAAGCCAAAATTTCTCGTATTCAACaatcattaaaaaactatGCCAAAAAACATGATATAAGCTTAGACAAAAGTTCAGCTGATTTGCAAAAACGCAATCGTGATGCTGTAGCAAAAACTTTTCACGGTGCCGGTATTGTTGTCccttatgataaaaaaactcaattagGATACAGACAATTAGCATTGACTGACA gtCATCtactgaaattattaaatcagaTTGAAAAAGCAGACTGCAATGAAATAAGACAATCACTGATGAGTAAACTCGAAGAAGTTGTAAGACTTGCAACAATAGCAGCAGATGAGTGTGACTTTGGTACACCTTTAGAATTAGGTCATAGTTTATTTAGTAGCGGAGTTAAATATGTACAGCGAATAGCTTTGCAAATGTTCGCGCTGGCGTACAATCTTCTTAAGCGAccagaatttttgaaaatagctGAAGCACATATTGCTAATCGCAAAAAAGGATGTGATTTAAGTGTACTGTGA